The following proteins are encoded in a genomic region of Arachis ipaensis cultivar K30076 chromosome B02, Araip1.1, whole genome shotgun sequence:
- the LOC107628302 gene encoding uncharacterized protein LOC107628302 isoform X1: MNQERRNYSKDPNHVPKYIPEPVWRQLLHYFATDSKFKNWSAANTVNRASNAGSSMHTGGSISMGEHARRMGEFKKRKTELSQVALSLDNEGDVEATKEGLDIPDDYTVWNEVVTKEKKKAAFDLGSFGLDLSSKLDSRNCSETSKDNLNIEQELHMWKEKAKEQEMINEEQKVKLKDAEHKLKDQGRQLKVQQKRIGSTEKTIHALYKKLNLPLPSTLSDPTEDELGTGSSDDNMSD, encoded by the exons ATGAATCAGGAGAGACGCAATTATTCAAAAGACCCTAACCATGTACCAAAATATATTCCTGAACCCGTTTGGCGTCAACTATTACATTATTTTGCTACAGATTCGAAATTTAAGAACTGGTCAGCAGCAAATACTGTGAATCGAGCATCAAATGCTGGAAGTTCCATGCATACTGGTGGTTCCATATCTATGGGTGAACATGCACGCAGAATG GGTGAATTCAAAAAGCGAAAGACAGAACTTTCTCAAGTAGCTTTATCCTTGGATAATGAGGGAGATGTTGAGGCAACCAAGGAAGGCCTAGATATACCAGATGATTATACTGTTTGgaacgaagttgtgacaaaggaaaaaaagaaagctGCCTTTGATTTAGGTTCTTTTGGTTTAGATCTCTCTTCAAAGTTGGATTCCAGAAATTGTTCAGAGACATCCAAAGACAAtctaaatattgagcaagaacTTCACATGTggaaagaaaaggcaaaggaGCAGGAAATGATCAATGAAGAGCAAAAGGTTAAGTTGAAAGATGCTGAGCACAAGTTAAAAGATCAAGGACGTCAACTAAAAGTTCAACAGAAAAGAATTGGTTCTACTGAAAAGACAATTCATGCTTTATATAAAAAGTTGAATCTGCCACTTCCTTCAACCTTGTCTGATCCTACGGAAGATGAGCTTGGGACAGGCTCTAGTGATGATAACATGAGTGATTGA
- the LOC107628302 gene encoding uncharacterized protein LOC107628302 isoform X2 has translation MKKGIKRRQVLKKIKKNLSIKVQKSGNKEVISAHKTKHSHLKPTKSRAPIPSHVSKKPSALPPSSSQPPQKFKRNLLSSHADHTPSPSPSPSPSPTESPYCLPIQPQSFHNAPNNERNLYHAHLSDENHNDGSLAQEGELVTQEGLLKIEPFGNEFNPCTAVRHVTNAIKSKFSEFCPSWKHASEQMRDLWFTEFKKNCMWEPQHNARIRQIF, from the exons GGGAATAAAAAG ACGTCAggttctaaaaaaaataaaaaaaaacttgtCAATTAAAGTACAAAAGTCTGGTAACAAGGAGGTGATTAGTGCACACAAAACTAAGCATTCACACCTTAAGCCTACAAAATCACGAGCTCCAATTCCTTCACATGTATCTAAAAAGCCTTCAGCATTGCCACCCTCTTCTTCGCAGCCACCACAAAAATTCAAGAGAAATTTATTATCTTCCCATGCCGATCatacaccatcaccatcaccatcaccatcaccatcaccaactGAATCACCATACTGTTTACCTATCCAACCTCAATCATTTCATAATGCTCCTAATAATGAACGAAATTTATATCATGCTCACTTATCGGATGAAAATCATAACGATGGATCTCTTGCTCAAGAAGGTGAACTTGTCACTCAAGAAGGGCTCTTGAAAATAGAGCCTTTTGGCAATGA GTTTAATCCATGTACTGCTGTTCGTCATGTAACAAATGCCATTAAAAGCAAATTTTCAGAATTCTGCCCTTCCTGGAAACATGCTAGTGAGCAAATGCGAGATTTGTGGTTTACTGAATTTAAG aaAAATTGTATGTGGGAACCTCAACACAATGCAAGAATTCGTCAAATTTTTTAG